One Gossypium hirsutum isolate 1008001.06 chromosome A11, Gossypium_hirsutum_v2.1, whole genome shotgun sequence genomic window carries:
- the LOC107959037 gene encoding uncharacterized acetyltransferase At3g50280-like — translation MVDVRFISSSIIQAANHSASSERIELTPWDLRFLQIGHIQKGLLFPKPKAPLQENDTENTLIHHLKTFLSHTLHYFPPLAGQLAITQHEDDTISLFINCNNARASFTHAVADGVTISDIIKPVYVPTIIHSFFPLNELTNFEGTRKPVLGIQVTDLIDGIFIGCTNNHVVVDGTSFWHFLNSWSEISKGLIHLSKPLVF, via the coding sequence ATGGTCGACGTGCGATTCATATCCAGCAGTATAATCCAGGCAGCAAATCACAGTGCATCTAGTGAGAGGATTGAGCTAACTCCATGGGATCTTAGGTTTCTTCAGATCGGGCATATTCAAAAGGGACTTCTTTTTCCCAAGCCTAAAGCACCTCTGCAAGAGAATGACACTGAAAACACCCTCATCCATCACTTGAAAACCTTTCTCTCCCACACTCTACACTACTTTCCACCTCTTGCAGGTCAACTAGCAATCACCCAACATGAAGATGATAccatttccctttttattaactGCAACAATGCTAGAGCTTCGTTTACGCATGCAGTAGCTGATGGAGTCACCATTTCTGACATCATTAAACCTGTTTATGTACCTACTATCATTCACTCCTTTTTCCCATTAAACGAGCTCACAAACTTTGAGGGTACTAGGAAACCGGTACTTGGAATACAAGTAACAGATCTTATAGATGGTATATTCATTGGATGCACCAACAATCATGTTGTGGTGGATGGGACATCATTCTGGCATTTCTTGAATTCATGGTCAGAAATTTCCAAGGGTTTGATTCACTTATCCAAGCCCCTTGTTTTTTAA